A segment of the uncultured Desulfobulbus sp. genome:
CAAGGGCCGCTTCTCCCAGGTTGGTCATCTTTGAAGAGGCCGCTTCCGCTCGGTTGACTGCCTGCTCTGAGATGACTCTTGCCTGCTCGGCGTTTCCGGCAATTTCATTGATGGTGGCATGCATCTCTTCAGCTGCGCTGGCGACCATGGCTGTATTAGTGGAAGATTGCTCCATGGCTGCGGCCACACTGCTTAAATTCCCATTCATCTGCTCTGTTTGACTGGCGACATCAGCACTCCTTTGGGAGCTGTCAGCGGCACTGGCAGATACATTACGAGCAAGTTGAGCCATGGAATGCGAAGACTCTTCAACCTTTTGGCTGTTGGAGACAACCGCGCTGATAATGCCATGCAGTTTTTCGATAAAGATATTAAAACCGTTGGCCAGTGCACCTATTTCATCGCTTGAGGTTACCTGAAGACGGTGGGTGAGATCCCCCTCACCTCGGGCGATATCATCAAAACTTTTGGTAATCTGGTTGATGCCTTTCACAATGCCGTAGGCAATGACCAGAATGATCGTGATGATAGCGACAAAGAAGATGGAGGCGGTCAGCACCATTTTCATCAGTGAGCTGGTGACCTGAGAACCAATTTCTGTATGCAGGGAAGAAGTGAAGGTATCGATATTATCGATATAAATACCAGTACCAATCCACATGTCCGTTCCAGGAATCATCTCTGCGTAGGCCAGTTTGGGCATCTCCTGGCCCGATGGTGGTTTAGGGAAGATGTAGTGAACGAAGCCCCCCCCCTTGCTGGCCTGTTGCATCATTTCGCGAACAAAATAAACCCCGTTCTTGTCCTTGGCGCCTGCGAGGTCTTTCCCCTGTTTCTGTTTGGCCGGGGGCAGGGCGACATTCGTGGTTTTGTCATAGACAAAATAATAGCCGGAGTTATCGTCCTCAAAACGAATATCATCGACCAGGTCACGAATACGCTCTACGCGGGCTTCATTCCCCTCAAGAGAGGCAATGGCGTGGCCAATGGTGAGTGCCACACTATGAGTGGCCACTTGCAACTTGGTTTTTTGTCCGTCAAGCATGACAGCCCTGGTTTTTTCGATCCCCATATCCCGTATTTGAAAGCTGTTGGATATGGCAAACCAGAGCAGCAGGGAAAACAAGATGAGGATCGAGGCTACAACGAGCAACAGCCTTCCTTTGATAGACAATTTTTTCAACATTCAACCTCCTGAAGGTTAGCCTAATACTCGTGTGGGCCTTGAGCCTGCTCCCGACCGGGAAAATATTCGATCTGCATTAAAAAAAAATACGGTAGCGATAGAATCAGGATAGGGGCCAAGGCTTGCTTATGTCAAAGGCTTGGAATGAAAAAATGCATTTTTTTTCAACGAATTCCAGTCGGTGTCAGGGAACGTATAGAGTCAGCGATAAAAGAGCAGATACCTTTTTTTACATCTCTGCTGGATTTCTGCTAAAAAAATTGTCATTTTCACCAACAGAGCTCAATAATGATCATTTCGTTCGCCTTCAGACCGAACTGAGACAACCTGTGATTTTCAGGTTGTCGAGAGGTGACTGATGGGGTGTCAGAGATGTATTTCTGTTCACCGGAGCGCATCATTTTTTGATATTCATTATTGATATTGACATATTGAGTGACGGATTCCCGACAACCAGAGAGAGGGGAGATGGATTGGCAAGCGCCGTTATTTTTAAGCCTGTTTGATAACCTGGCCATTTTTGTGGTTCTCATCGCTGTCTACGGCTTTGTGCAAAAGATTAAATTTGAGCAGAATTTGAATCGTCAAATTCTCCTTGGCCTCCTTTTTGGCCTGGCGACTTTCGTCTGTATGCAGGTCCGCATTGTCGTTGCAGAAGGGGTGATGGTTGATCAACGCAACTCGATGATAGCCTTGA
Coding sequences within it:
- a CDS encoding methyl-accepting chemotaxis protein yields the protein MLKKLSIKGRLLLVVASILILFSLLLWFAISNSFQIRDMGIEKTRAVMLDGQKTKLQVATHSVALTIGHAIASLEGNEARVERIRDLVDDIRFEDDNSGYYFVYDKTTNVALPPAKQKQGKDLAGAKDKNGVYFVREMMQQASKGGGFVHYIFPKPPSGQEMPKLAYAEMIPGTDMWIGTGIYIDNIDTFTSSLHTEIGSQVTSSLMKMVLTASIFFVAIITIILVIAYGIVKGINQITKSFDDIARGEGDLTHRLQVTSSDEIGALANGFNIFIEKLHGIISAVVSNSQKVEESSHSMAQLARNVSASAADSSQRSADVASQTEQMNGNLSSVAAAMEQSSTNTAMVASAAEEMHATINEIAGNAEQARVISEQAVNRAEAASSKMTNLGEAALAINKVTEAITEISEQTNLLALNATIEAARAGEAGKGFAVVANEIKELAKQTAVATQDIKAQIAGVQGTTGETVEEIKEITDVIEEVSELVSSIASAVTEQSVATEEIAKNIEQASMGLQEVNENVSQTSIVSNTIALNVAEVNNANAEISTSSEHSRQRADEMLQLAKELNRIVGVFKI